A portion of the Parambassis ranga chromosome 22, fParRan2.1, whole genome shotgun sequence genome contains these proteins:
- the LOC114427607 gene encoding monoacylglycerol lipase ABHD12-like produces MKRAVWFLISAYASVPVILYLFPWILGHAIFAHLLRFPFFVDLSKPEDVLNHTCNFYLNTDQGVSVGVWHTLPASQWEKAAGKSPEWYRETLGDGRPVIIYLHGNVGTRAINHRVGLVKVLSTVGYHVLSLDYRGFGDSTGEPSEAGLTSDALYLYHWAKKHSKGSLVCVWGHSLGSGVATNAAVKIQEQGSAVDALILEAPYTRIGEVVAKHPLAKMYIFLPGFESLLWNILERINISFDNNKNLQVLTSPLLILHSEDDNVVPYHMGQKLYQTSLQAKKKLSTHAQVEMISFNADLGFSHSHIYLAPDLSAVVRKFIENLTG; encoded by the exons ATGAAGAGAGCTGTGTGGTTTCTGATAAGTGCCTACGCCTCGGTGCCAGTCATTCTCTATCTGTTCCCTTGGATACTGGGCCATGCCATATTTGCTCACCTGT TGAGGTTTCCATTCTTCGTGGATCTTAGCAAACCTGAGGACGTGCTGAACCACACATGCAACTTCTACCTCAACACAGACCAGGGCGTCTCAGTGGGAGTGTG GCATACACTTCCAGCCAGCCAATGGGAGAAGGCCGCCGGGAAAAGCCCTGAGTGGTACCGGGAGACTCTGGGAGATGGCCGCCCTGTTATTATCTATCTCCACGGCAACGTAGGGACCAG GGCAATCAATCACAGAGTGGGACTGGTAAAG GTCTTGAGTACTGTGGGGTATCATGTTTTATCCTTAGACTACAGAG GATTCGGAGATTCAACCGGAGAGCCCAGTGAAGCTGGACTGACCAGTGACGCCCTCTACCTGTACCACTGGGCcaagaaacacagcaaagggagtctggtctgtgtgtggggacACTCACTGGGCTCTGG GGTGGCAACTAATGCTGCAGTGAAAATACAAGAGCAAG GCTCTGCTGTTGATGCTTTAATCCTCGAAGCTCCTTACACCAGGATTGGAGAAGTCGTAGCCAAACATCCGCTCGCTAAG ATGTACATCTTCCTGCCAGGATTTGAGAGCCTACTCTGGAACATCCTGGAAAGGATCAACATATCATTTGATAACAATAAAAA TTTACAGGTGTTGACCAGCCCACTTCTTATTCTGCATTCAGAGGATGATAATGTTGTTCCTTATCACATGGGCCAGAAG CTGTACCAGACTTCACTCCAGGCGAAGAAGAAACTCAGCACACATGCTCAGGTTGAAATGATTTCCTTCAATGCAGACCTGGGGTTCTCCCACAGCCACATCTACTTGGCTCCTGATTTGTCAGCAGTGGTTAG AAAATTCATAGAAAACCTGACCGGGTAG